A genomic window from Streptomyces brevispora includes:
- a CDS encoding NAD(P)H-binding protein, whose product MTPSDDTHGSEDLTSGPLTAVTGASGALGGRVAKRLTRAGVPVRLLGRDPSRLPRLPGADTAPAAPYGDGEAMRRALAGAHTLFLVSAHESPDRVREHMTAVDAAVAAGVERIVYVSFLGAAPDATFTFARDHWDTEAHIRVSGVRHTFLRDSWYLSGLPAMTGTDGVLRGPAGDGRVAAVSHEDIADAATAVLLPAGDPAADAAHDGETYDLTGPEAFTLAEAAEELSRATGRTITYVPETREEAYASRSRYGAQDWEVAGWVTSYEAIAAGEMAAVSDAVPRLTGRPAKDLATYLREHPNSYRHLLTED is encoded by the coding sequence ATGACCCCCTCGGACGACACGCACGGTTCCGAAGACCTCACGAGCGGCCCCCTCACGGCGGTCACCGGCGCGAGCGGCGCGCTGGGCGGCCGGGTCGCGAAGCGGCTGACCCGGGCCGGTGTTCCTGTCCGGTTGCTGGGACGCGACCCGTCCCGGCTGCCGCGACTGCCCGGCGCCGACACCGCGCCGGCCGCTCCCTACGGAGACGGGGAGGCGATGCGCCGCGCACTGGCCGGGGCGCACACCCTGTTCCTCGTCTCGGCGCACGAGAGCCCGGACCGGGTGCGCGAGCACATGACCGCCGTGGACGCGGCGGTGGCGGCGGGCGTCGAACGGATCGTGTACGTCTCCTTCCTCGGCGCCGCACCCGACGCGACGTTCACGTTCGCCCGGGACCACTGGGACACCGAGGCGCACATCCGCGTCTCCGGCGTCCGCCACACCTTCCTGCGCGACAGCTGGTATCTCTCCGGCCTCCCGGCGATGACCGGCACCGACGGCGTGCTGCGCGGCCCGGCCGGTGACGGCAGGGTGGCGGCGGTGTCCCACGAGGACATCGCCGACGCCGCGACCGCGGTCCTGCTGCCCGCCGGCGATCCGGCGGCCGACGCCGCGCACGACGGGGAGACGTACGACCTGACAGGGCCCGAGGCGTTCACCCTCGCCGAAGCGGCCGAGGAACTGAGCCGGGCCACCGGACGGACCATCACCTACGTACCGGAGACACGGGAGGAGGCCTACGCCTCACGGTCCAGGTACGGCGCGCAGGACTGGGAGGTGGCCGGCTGGGTGACGTCGTACGAGGCCATCGCGGCGGGGGAGATGGCCGCCGTCTCGGACGCCGTACCGAGGCTCACCGGCCGACCGGCCAAGGACCTGGCCACGTACCTCAGGGAACACCCGAACAGCTACCGGCACCTCCTCACCGAGGACTGA